From Dermochelys coriacea isolate rDerCor1 chromosome 8, rDerCor1.pri.v4, whole genome shotgun sequence, the proteins below share one genomic window:
- the GFRA3 gene encoding GDNF family receptor alpha-3, translating into MGTRSRRRDLLRLPGSSMGLSLLLGLLLCRAGGLLALPRDCIAAEKICLMDPACNATYQALENCSLDKTRFLPLSPDARAKCQDAKLDLRSSPLLHCKCHRRMRRQKHCLRIYWTVHSSFTHGYFNLETSPYEDPANEEPWKIDYNKLAALVSGSHLAGDNANPCLKATHFCSLNKKCVHLRTYYASSCTKRAESGGTCDQRKCHKRLRQFFEKVPEDFTKRLLFCPCQDELCGERRRKTIVPECSFQDSIKPNCLLLLDSCIKDHICKSRLADFQQNCQPAGISPDGCSQHNHAACLQAYMGMIGTAMTPNYVGNSSTEVSLWCTCENSGNQQEECDQIRSMFISNKCLKNTIQSQMHLSQATLEGQEELFHMPSLSFQADSTNTSLASEMCQVTKTKTWPDISEYNSMPMASSVYSGAGVSWPSMALLLLLLLLSPP; encoded by the exons ATGGGGACCCGCTCGCGGCGGAGAGACCTTCTGCGCCTGCCCGGCTCCAGCATGGggctctctctgctgctggggctgctcctCTGCCGAGCCG GAGGCCTCCTTGCTCTTCCAAGGGACTGCATAGCAGCTGAGAAGATTTGCCTGATGGACCCTGCCTGCAATGCCACCTACCAGGCCCTGGAAAACTGCTCCCTTGATAAGACGCGTTTCCTCCCTCTGAGTCCTGATGCCAGAGCAAAATGCCAGGATGCAAAGTTAGACCTCAGAAGCAGCCCTTTACTGCATTGCAAGTGTCACCGGCGCATGAGAAGACAAAAGCACTGCCTGCGCATCTACTGGACTGTTCACTCCAGCTTCACACACG GTTATTTCAATTTGGAGACTTCTCCTTATGAGGATCCAGCAAATGAAGAACCCTGGAAGATTGACTACAACAAGCTGGCAGCTTTGGTTTCAG GTTCACATCTAGCAGGGGACAATGCAAATCCCTGCCTGAAAGCAACTCACTTCTGCAGTCTGAATAAGAAATGTGTCCATCTGCGCACATATTATGCCTCCAGCTGCACCAAGAGGGCAGAGTCTGGAGGCACCTGTGACCAGCGAAAGTGCCACAAAAGGCTACGACAGTTCTTTGAGAAGGTCCCTGAGGATTTCACCAAGAGGCTCCTGTTCTGTCCATGTCAAGATGAGCTCTGTGGGGAGCGACGCCGGAAAACCATTGTCCCTGAGTGCTCCTTCCAGGATAGCATCAAACCCAACTGCCTCCTTCTTTTGGACTCCTGTATCAAAGACCATATCTGCAA ATCCCGACTGGCTGATTTCCAACAGAACTGTCAGCCTGCAGGCATATCTCCAGATGGCTGTTCTCAGCACAACCATGCTGCGTGCCTTCAGGCTTACATGGGGATGATTG GTACAGCCATGACACCAAACTATGTTGGTAACTCCAGCACAGAGGTTTCGCTGTGGTGCACCTGTGAGAACAGTGGCAACCAGCAGGAGGAGTGTGACCAGATACGCAGCATGTTCATTAGCAACAAATGCCTCA AAAACACAATTCAGTCTCAGATGCATCTGAGCCAGGCAACTCTGGAGGGGCAGGAAGAATTGTTTCACATGCCTTCCCTAAGCTTCCAGGCAGACAGCACCAACACTTCTCTTGCTTCAGAAATGTGCCAG gTCACCAAGACAAAGACATGGCCAGACATCTCTGAATACAACAGCATGCCCATGGCCTCCTCTGTGTATTCTGGAGCTGGGGTTTCCTGGCCCTCAatggccctgctgctgctcctgctcctgctcagccCACCTTAA